The Streptomyces spororaveus genome includes a region encoding these proteins:
- a CDS encoding alpha/beta hydrolase: protein MTQSPPAGIDIADMTWPPPPYRSPVPPVTGTDGVRRFDGITYATTPGYRPRLLDVQVPAGEGPFPAVVWIHGGGWLDGDRRYPPPTVPADLLHGAVLGAGLALVSIDYRHSLEAPFPAQLHDVKAAIRYVRTFADALGIDPDRIGVWGESAGGHLAALAGLVGPGTPQGAALEGTQGVGSGETGVRAVVDWYGVSDLVTLAEHPLPAMPGTDFPDPYEALLGATVAARPDLARAASPVTHAEGSNPPPFLLVHGTHDGLVPYSQSEALAEALRNAGGEVVLQPVEGADHIFLGSRDIPAIVEGGVAFLARHLGAGA, encoded by the coding sequence ATGACGCAATCTCCCCCCGCCGGGATCGACATCGCCGACATGACCTGGCCGCCCCCGCCGTACCGGTCCCCGGTACCGCCGGTGACGGGCACGGACGGCGTGCGCCGCTTCGACGGGATCACCTACGCGACCACGCCCGGCTACCGCCCCCGGTTGCTCGACGTCCAGGTACCCGCGGGCGAGGGCCCCTTCCCCGCGGTCGTCTGGATCCACGGCGGCGGCTGGCTGGACGGCGACCGCCGCTACCCGCCGCCGACCGTCCCCGCCGACCTGCTGCACGGAGCGGTACTGGGCGCCGGCCTCGCACTCGTCTCCATCGACTACCGGCACAGCCTCGAAGCGCCCTTCCCGGCCCAGCTGCACGACGTGAAGGCCGCGATCCGCTACGTCCGCACGTTCGCCGACGCCCTCGGCATCGACCCCGACCGGATCGGCGTCTGGGGCGAGTCCGCGGGCGGCCACCTCGCAGCGCTCGCCGGTCTCGTCGGCCCCGGCACCCCGCAGGGAGCCGCACTGGAGGGCACGCAGGGCGTGGGCTCCGGCGAGACCGGGGTCCGCGCGGTCGTCGACTGGTACGGCGTCAGCGACCTCGTCACCCTGGCCGAGCACCCCCTGCCGGCCATGCCCGGTACGGACTTCCCCGATCCCTACGAGGCCCTGCTCGGCGCCACCGTCGCCGCGCGGCCTGACCTGGCGCGGGCCGCGAGCCCCGTGACGCATGCCGAAGGCTCGAACCCGCCGCCGTTCCTGCTGGTGCACGGGACGCACGACGGCCTGGTCCCGTACAGCCAGAGCGAGGCCCTCGCCGAGGCCCTGAGGAACGCCGGGGGCGAGGTCGTCCTCCAGCCCGTGGAGGGCGCCGACCACATCTTCCTCGGCTCCCGCGACATCCCCGCCATCGTCGAGGGGGGCGTGGCCTTCCTGGCGCGGCACCTCGGCGCGGGAGCCTGA
- a CDS encoding carbon-nitrogen hydrolase family protein: MDRDHLPRFTAAAVQAAPVYLDPAATVDKAVALIAEAAAHGAELVVFPEVFVPGYPYWNWTMNPVQGSPWFERLQRASVDIPGPHVDRLRAAARRHGVVLVIGVNERAAHSLGVLYNTLLTVGPDGELLGVHRKLVPTWAEKLTWTGGDGSSLVVHDTPVGPLGALACGENTNTLARFALLAQGELVHASCYIALPVAPADYDMADAIAVRTAAHSFEGKVFSVVACSTVSPEIVDAVAGDDEELRKQFTRPRSALSGIFGPDGRPVTEPLVDEEGIVYAEIDLARCIQPKQMHDITGHYNRFDVFHLEVDNRRKAPVTFTAPPAAPIAQAAPIAAAPIAPEEDV, from the coding sequence ATGGACAGGGACCACCTGCCCCGCTTCACGGCGGCGGCCGTCCAGGCCGCGCCCGTCTACCTCGATCCCGCCGCGACCGTCGACAAGGCCGTCGCCCTGATCGCCGAGGCCGCGGCCCACGGAGCCGAACTCGTCGTGTTCCCGGAGGTGTTCGTCCCCGGCTACCCCTACTGGAACTGGACGATGAACCCGGTCCAGGGCTCCCCGTGGTTCGAGCGGCTCCAGCGCGCCTCCGTGGACATCCCCGGCCCGCACGTCGACCGCCTGCGCGCGGCGGCCCGCCGGCACGGCGTCGTCCTCGTCATCGGGGTCAACGAGCGGGCCGCGCACAGCCTCGGCGTCCTCTACAACACCCTGCTCACCGTCGGACCCGACGGCGAACTCCTCGGCGTGCACCGCAAGCTGGTGCCGACCTGGGCCGAGAAACTCACCTGGACCGGCGGCGACGGCAGCTCGCTGGTCGTCCACGACACCCCCGTCGGCCCCCTCGGCGCACTGGCCTGCGGCGAGAACACCAACACCCTGGCCCGCTTCGCCCTCCTCGCGCAGGGCGAACTCGTCCACGCCTCCTGCTACATCGCCCTGCCCGTCGCCCCCGCCGACTACGACATGGCCGACGCGATCGCCGTCCGCACCGCCGCCCACAGTTTCGAGGGCAAGGTCTTCTCCGTCGTCGCCTGCTCCACCGTCTCCCCGGAGATCGTGGACGCCGTCGCCGGGGACGACGAGGAACTGCGCAAGCAGTTCACCCGCCCGCGCAGCGCCCTGTCCGGGATCTTCGGCCCCGACGGCCGTCCGGTGACCGAACCCCTCGTCGACGAGGAGGGCATCGTCTACGCCGAGATCGACCTCGCCCGGTGCATCCAGCCCAAGCAGATGCACGACATCACCGGCCACTACAACCGCTTCGACGTCTTCCACCTCGAAGTGGACAACCGCCGCAAGGCCCCCGTCACCTTCACCGCGCCCCCCGCGGCCCCCATCGCACAAGCCGCCCCCATCGCCGCCGCTCCCATCGCTCCCGAGGAGGACGTATGA
- a CDS encoding phosphatase PAP2 family protein — MSGNPTTTVTPHGRPRAPHRAGGPGRRAGTGAPPGRGVLVTGLLLLGAAVLPALVVRSDVAEPPFQELDDRWLIWMGGPHDGVYRALASALDLFGGPVGALLPLSLLILLLVRRRWVSACFLLAAHVGGNTLVVQGLKHLVDRPRPADPLVRVDHGSFPSGHAATAALLVVVLGALLVPAVRRRAWWTGGAVFTLAMMWSRTWLHAHWLSDTVAGAAAGAGVGLLAWWLFGPALARERARVHDRRGAAAGAGTA; from the coding sequence ATGTCCGGCAACCCGACCACCACCGTCACCCCGCACGGCAGACCCCGCGCACCTCACCGGGCCGGTGGGCCCGGCCGGCGCGCCGGGACCGGGGCCCCGCCCGGCCGCGGCGTCCTCGTCACGGGTCTGCTGCTCCTGGGTGCCGCCGTACTGCCGGCCCTCGTCGTCCGCTCCGACGTCGCGGAGCCGCCCTTCCAGGAGCTCGACGACCGCTGGCTGATCTGGATGGGCGGCCCTCACGACGGGGTCTACCGGGCCCTCGCCTCGGCCCTGGACCTGTTCGGCGGGCCGGTCGGGGCGCTCCTCCCGCTCTCCCTGCTGATCCTGCTGCTCGTCCGCCGGCGCTGGGTCTCGGCCTGCTTCCTGCTCGCGGCCCATGTCGGCGGCAACACGCTCGTGGTCCAGGGCCTCAAGCACCTGGTGGACCGGCCGCGCCCGGCCGACCCGCTGGTCCGCGTCGACCACGGCTCCTTCCCGTCCGGCCACGCGGCCACGGCGGCACTCCTGGTCGTCGTCCTCGGGGCGCTCCTGGTCCCGGCCGTCCGGCGGCGGGCGTGGTGGACCGGGGGCGCGGTCTTCACGCTGGCCATGATGTGGAGCCGTACCTGGCTGCACGCGCACTGGCTCAGCGACACCGTGGCGGGGGCCGCGGCGGGCGCGGGAGTGGGTCTGCTGGCGTGGTGGCTGTTCGGACCGGCGCTCGCCCGGGAACGTGCCCGTGTCCACGACCGCCGGGGGGCGGCCGCGGGTGCGGGCACGGCGTGA
- a CDS encoding zinc-dependent alcohol dehydrogenase family protein, protein MRAVVFERYGERAEVREVAEPGPPAGGVVVRVEATGLCRSDWHGWMGHDPDIVLPHVPGHELAGVVEAVGAGVTNWRVGDRVTAPFVCACGSCADCAAGDHQVCARQTQPGFTHWGSFAEYVALEHADVNLVAVPEELSYTTAAGLGCRFATAFRAVVAQGRVAAGEWVSVYGCGGVGLSAVMIAVAAGARVVAVDTAPGALDLARKFGAAHGVDARDGADTAQAVREATGGGAHLSLDALGSPATAAASVAGLRRRGRHVQVGLLPAAAGTAALPMDRVIGWELEILGSHGMAAHAYPPMMEMVRGGVLRPDLLVTSTIPLDAAPAALAAMGTAAGSGVTVILPGADARS, encoded by the coding sequence ATGCGAGCGGTGGTCTTCGAGCGGTACGGCGAGCGGGCCGAGGTACGGGAGGTGGCGGAGCCGGGTCCGCCGGCGGGCGGGGTGGTGGTGCGGGTGGAGGCCACCGGACTGTGCCGCAGCGACTGGCACGGCTGGATGGGGCACGACCCGGACATCGTGCTGCCGCACGTCCCCGGGCACGAACTCGCGGGTGTGGTCGAGGCCGTGGGGGCCGGCGTCACGAACTGGCGGGTCGGCGACCGGGTCACGGCACCGTTCGTGTGCGCCTGCGGCAGCTGCGCCGACTGCGCGGCCGGTGACCACCAGGTGTGCGCGCGGCAGACCCAGCCCGGGTTCACGCACTGGGGGTCCTTCGCCGAGTACGTGGCCCTGGAACACGCCGATGTGAACCTGGTGGCCGTGCCCGAGGAGCTCTCGTACACGACGGCGGCCGGGCTCGGCTGCCGCTTCGCGACGGCGTTCCGGGCGGTGGTGGCGCAGGGCCGGGTCGCGGCGGGCGAATGGGTGTCCGTGTACGGCTGCGGTGGGGTGGGGCTCTCCGCCGTGATGATCGCGGTGGCGGCCGGGGCCCGGGTGGTCGCCGTGGACACGGCGCCCGGGGCGCTGGATCTGGCACGGAAGTTCGGCGCCGCCCACGGTGTGGACGCGCGGGACGGCGCCGACACCGCGCAGGCGGTCCGGGAGGCGACCGGCGGGGGCGCGCACCTGTCACTGGACGCGCTGGGTTCACCGGCGACGGCGGCGGCCTCGGTGGCCGGGCTGCGCCGGCGCGGCCGGCACGTGCAGGTGGGACTGCTGCCGGCGGCGGCCGGTACGGCGGCCCTGCCGATGGACCGGGTGATCGGCTGGGAGCTGGAGATCCTCGGGAGCCACGGCATGGCGGCGCATGCCTACCCGCCGATGATGGAGATGGTCCGGGGCGGGGTGCTGCGGCCGGACCTGCTCGTCACCTCGACGATCCCGCTCGACGCGGCCCCGGCGGCGCTGGCCGCGATGGGCACGGCGGCCGGGAGCGGGGTCACCGTCATCCTGCCGGGGGCGGACGCCCGGAGCTGA
- a CDS encoding fumarylacetoacetate hydrolase family protein: MRMLTFTHGPGDTTERLGVESDGLVLDLAVLADHAGVRLPHDLLSFVQAGPAALEAARSLLAADPAGRPAEAVHRIEAVSLRAPLRPGKIIGVGLNYIEHVEESSRSLDTDKDLPPRPVLFGKPATAVTGPGAPILHNADLTTQLDWECELAVVIGRPAHRVSEEEAYDHIFGFSIVNDISARDQRRSGQWFFSKGQDSYAPFGPVVVTRDAIPDPMSLDLSLRVNGVTKQKSNTRHMLFPIARLIADISSGMTLEPGDVIATGSPSGVGAGMVPPEFLRPGDTVEATVEGIGTLTNPVVDAR; this comes from the coding sequence ATGCGCATGCTGACCTTCACCCACGGCCCCGGCGACACCACCGAACGCCTGGGCGTCGAGAGCGACGGCCTCGTCCTCGACCTCGCGGTCCTCGCCGACCACGCCGGCGTCCGCCTCCCGCACGACCTGCTCTCGTTCGTCCAGGCCGGTCCGGCCGCCCTGGAAGCGGCCCGGAGCCTGCTCGCCGCGGATCCCGCCGGGCGCCCCGCCGAGGCCGTCCACCGGATCGAGGCGGTGTCCCTGCGGGCCCCCCTGCGCCCCGGCAAGATCATCGGCGTCGGCCTCAACTACATCGAGCACGTCGAGGAGTCCAGCCGCAGCCTCGACACCGACAAGGACCTGCCGCCGCGCCCCGTCCTCTTCGGCAAGCCCGCCACCGCCGTCACCGGCCCCGGAGCGCCGATCCTGCACAACGCCGACCTGACCACCCAGCTGGACTGGGAGTGCGAACTCGCCGTCGTCATCGGCCGCCCCGCCCACCGGGTGAGCGAGGAGGAGGCCTACGACCACATCTTCGGCTTCAGCATCGTCAACGACATCAGCGCCCGCGACCAGCGCCGCTCCGGACAGTGGTTCTTCTCCAAGGGCCAGGACTCCTACGCCCCCTTCGGCCCGGTGGTCGTCACCCGCGACGCGATCCCCGACCCGATGTCCCTCGACCTGTCGCTGCGCGTCAACGGCGTCACCAAGCAGAAGTCGAACACCCGGCACATGCTCTTCCCCATCGCCCGGCTCATCGCCGACATCAGCTCCGGCATGACCCTCGAACCCGGGGACGTCATCGCGACGGGCTCACCGTCGGGCGTCGGCGCCGGCATGGTCCCGCCCGAGTTCCTGCGCCCCGGCGACACGGTCGAGGCCACGGTCGAAGGCATCGGCACCCTGACCAACCCCGTCGTCGACGCCCGCTGA
- a CDS encoding LacI family DNA-binding transcriptional regulator, translated as MSRDTRVPASITSADVARLAGVSRATVSFVLNDTQGHRVSAGTRARVLDAAKQLGYVPHAAARSLRAGRSNLVLMPSSISAIGRLVSDWVDDLHSELERYGYTAVLHAGRFADPLDAARAWAELRPAAVVALDGDRFTPQAAEVLVRAGARGLLAFASHPVEGVHTIDFDHTRIGATAAEHLIARGRSRIGVVMPQERGLGTLAEPRLAGAESVAARHMATVTPVELSYTRESASALARSWRGLGLDAVFTYNDEYAALLLHALQAEGITVPDEVALVGCDDLVLSTLLQPALTTVRLDMPSAAQIADAVHELIETGTAAPLPAVKPVLVHRLTS; from the coding sequence ATGAGCAGAGACACACGCGTCCCCGCATCCATCACCAGCGCGGACGTGGCCCGCCTCGCCGGGGTGTCACGTGCCACGGTCTCCTTCGTCCTCAACGACACCCAGGGCCACCGGGTGAGCGCCGGCACCCGTGCCCGGGTGCTCGACGCGGCCAAGCAGCTCGGTTACGTACCGCACGCCGCCGCCCGGTCCCTGCGCGCGGGCCGCAGCAACCTCGTCCTGATGCCCTCGTCGATCTCCGCGATCGGCCGCCTCGTCAGCGACTGGGTCGACGATCTGCACAGCGAGCTCGAGCGGTACGGCTACACCGCCGTGCTGCACGCGGGCCGCTTCGCCGACCCCCTCGACGCCGCCCGCGCCTGGGCCGAACTGCGCCCCGCGGCCGTCGTCGCCCTGGACGGCGACCGCTTCACTCCCCAGGCGGCGGAGGTACTGGTCCGCGCGGGCGCGCGCGGCCTGCTGGCCTTCGCCTCCCACCCCGTCGAGGGCGTGCACACCATCGACTTCGACCACACCCGCATCGGCGCCACCGCGGCCGAGCACCTCATCGCACGCGGCCGGTCCCGGATCGGCGTGGTCATGCCCCAGGAACGCGGCCTCGGCACCCTCGCCGAGCCCCGCCTCGCGGGCGCCGAGTCGGTGGCGGCCCGGCACATGGCCACCGTCACCCCGGTGGAACTGTCCTACACCCGGGAGTCCGCGAGCGCGCTCGCCCGGAGCTGGCGCGGCCTCGGCCTGGACGCCGTCTTCACCTACAACGACGAGTACGCCGCCCTGCTGCTGCACGCGCTGCAGGCCGAGGGCATCACCGTGCCGGACGAGGTCGCCCTGGTCGGCTGCGACGACCTCGTCCTCTCCACGCTCCTGCAGCCCGCGCTCACCACGGTCCGGCTGGACATGCCGTCGGCCGCGCAGATCGCGGACGCCGTGCACGAGCTCATCGAGACCGGGACGGCGGCGCCGCTGCCTGCCGTGAAGCCCGTTCTGGTGCACCGCCTGACCTCCTGA
- a CDS encoding maleate cis-trans isomerase family protein: MSPRTYRIGQIVPSSNVTMETEVPAILRAREAVAPDERFTFHSSRMRMTHVTPEQLKAMDADSDRCAVELSDARVDVLGYACLVAIMSMGLGYHRTSEQRLHTRTVENGAPAPVVTSAGALVHGLHTIGARKIVLLAPYMRPLTRTVVDYLTHEGIEVLDHQALEIPDNLDVAAHDPARLPGLARAMEYADADAVVLSACVQMPSLGAIEEAEQLLGKPVVSAAVCTAHQLLRALDLDAVAPGAGHLLSGAYARTPLPG, from the coding sequence ATGTCCCCCCGCACCTACCGCATCGGCCAGATCGTGCCGAGCTCCAACGTCACCATGGAGACGGAGGTCCCGGCCATCCTCCGGGCCCGTGAGGCCGTCGCACCCGACGAGCGCTTCACCTTCCACTCCAGCCGGATGCGCATGACCCATGTGACCCCGGAGCAGCTCAAGGCCATGGACGCCGACTCCGACCGCTGCGCCGTGGAACTCTCCGACGCCCGGGTCGACGTACTGGGCTACGCCTGCCTCGTCGCCATCATGAGCATGGGCCTCGGCTACCACCGCACCTCCGAACAGCGCCTGCACACCCGGACCGTCGAGAACGGCGCCCCCGCCCCCGTGGTCACCAGCGCCGGAGCCCTCGTCCACGGCCTGCACACCATCGGCGCCAGGAAGATCGTGCTGCTGGCCCCCTACATGCGCCCGCTCACCCGGACCGTCGTGGACTACCTGACGCACGAGGGCATCGAGGTCCTCGACCACCAGGCTCTGGAAATCCCGGACAACCTCGACGTGGCCGCCCACGACCCGGCCCGGCTGCCGGGCCTCGCGCGCGCAATGGAGTACGCCGACGCCGACGCGGTCGTGCTCTCGGCATGCGTGCAGATGCCCTCCCTCGGTGCGATCGAGGAGGCCGAACAGCTCCTGGGCAAGCCGGTGGTGTCCGCGGCGGTGTGCACGGCCCACCAGCTGCTCCGGGCCCTGGACCTGGACGCGGTGGCCCCGGGCGCGGGCCACCTCCTGTCGGGCGCGTACGCCCGGACCCCGCTTCCCGGGTAG
- a CDS encoding ATP-binding protein, with translation MLTIADTSAAPSVRSYVHWVADPVAASVPQVRSRVRATLDGWRVPAEVVDALLLAVSELVGNVVRHAGGGAGRMRVAVSAGGGWMRLEVADRGAGLPRLPSPRAEVDPESESGRGLLMVQLLTAELGGELSVVAHEFGKSVQVRVPVS, from the coding sequence ATGCTCACCATCGCCGACACCTCCGCGGCCCCCTCGGTCCGCAGCTACGTCCACTGGGTCGCCGACCCCGTCGCCGCGAGTGTTCCGCAGGTCAGGTCCCGTGTGCGCGCCACCCTCGACGGCTGGCGGGTGCCCGCCGAGGTGGTGGACGCCCTGCTGCTGGCCGTCAGTGAACTCGTCGGCAACGTGGTCCGGCACGCGGGCGGCGGTGCCGGGCGGATGAGGGTCGCCGTGTCGGCGGGCGGCGGCTGGATGCGGCTGGAGGTCGCCGACCGGGGTGCCGGCCTGCCGCGGCTGCCGTCCCCTCGCGCGGAGGTCGACCCGGAGTCCGAGAGTGGTCGCGGGCTGCTGATGGTGCAGCTGCTGACGGCCGAGCTCGGCGGTGAACTCTCGGTTGTGGCACATGAGTTCGGCAAGTCGGTCCAGGTGCGCGTCCCCGTGTCCTGA
- a CDS encoding cupin domain-containing protein, with protein sequence MTIEQDDTVLGRARVSDTPELNRYYEELATLDAGALWTVANDIEPWYPQPRSVPVLWRYADLRPLVHKALGLVKGDDAGRRVVMLVNPGRKDVSAAAGLLYTGLQIMGPGEAMTAHRHQAAALRFVHEGTGAWTIVDGQKLKVGPGDFAITPNGTWHEHGNDADDAPVIWQDGLDIPLVNALDAGFYEVHPELYQTPGKVINSSVLTYAANLMPYGVEKWTRPYSPLLAYPWEPTYEALRGLAKATEGSPYDGIIAEYTNPVTGGSVMPTMGAHMQLLRPGQATLAHRHTGSVIYTAAKGRGVSVIAGQRFEWKQGDIFCVPSWAWHEHHNLDPAEDACLFSFNDFPVMRSLGFHREEAYPDHGGHQPVTTA encoded by the coding sequence ATGACCATCGAGCAGGACGACACCGTGCTCGGCCGTGCCCGGGTGTCCGACACCCCGGAACTCAACCGCTACTACGAGGAGCTCGCCACCCTCGACGCGGGCGCACTGTGGACCGTCGCCAACGACATCGAGCCCTGGTACCCGCAGCCGCGGTCCGTGCCCGTGCTGTGGCGGTACGCCGACCTGCGCCCCCTGGTCCACAAGGCCCTCGGCCTCGTCAAGGGCGACGACGCCGGCCGCCGGGTCGTCATGCTCGTCAACCCGGGCCGCAAGGACGTCAGCGCCGCCGCCGGACTCCTCTACACCGGCCTCCAGATCATGGGCCCCGGCGAGGCCATGACCGCCCACCGCCACCAGGCCGCCGCCCTGCGCTTCGTCCACGAGGGCACCGGGGCCTGGACGATCGTCGACGGCCAGAAGCTGAAGGTCGGCCCCGGGGACTTCGCCATCACCCCCAACGGCACCTGGCACGAGCACGGCAACGACGCCGACGACGCGCCCGTCATCTGGCAGGACGGACTCGACATCCCCCTGGTCAACGCCCTGGACGCCGGGTTCTACGAGGTCCACCCCGAGCTCTACCAGACCCCCGGAAAGGTCATCAACTCCTCGGTCCTGACCTACGCGGCGAACCTGATGCCGTACGGCGTCGAGAAGTGGACCCGGCCGTACTCGCCGCTGCTCGCCTACCCCTGGGAGCCCACGTACGAGGCCCTGCGCGGCCTGGCGAAGGCGACCGAGGGATCCCCGTACGACGGGATCATCGCCGAGTACACCAATCCGGTCACCGGCGGCTCCGTCATGCCGACCATGGGCGCCCACATGCAGCTGCTGCGCCCCGGCCAGGCCACCCTCGCCCACCGCCACACCGGTTCGGTGATCTACACGGCGGCCAAGGGCCGCGGCGTCTCGGTGATCGCCGGGCAGCGCTTCGAGTGGAAGCAGGGCGACATCTTCTGCGTGCCGTCCTGGGCCTGGCACGAGCACCACAACCTCGACCCGGCCGAGGACGCCTGCCTCTTCTCCTTCAACGACTTCCCCGTCATGCGCTCGCTCGGATTCCACCGGGAAGAGGCGTACCCCGACCACGGCGGCCACCAGCCCGTCACCACCGCCTGA
- a CDS encoding oxidoreductase, whose amino-acid sequence MRVAVIGGGPGGLYFAALTKQLSPHWEVTVWERNAPDDTFGFGVVFSDETLDGIAQADREIYEAMSAEFARWADIDVRHRGSTLTSGGHGFAALGRQHLLRILQQRCAELAVDVRYRTQAPPAAELAAGYDLVVACDGVRSATRAAYADTFVPDLDERSGRYMWLGTDKVFEAFTFIVDEQDFGTLQVHAYPYDATRSTFIVELAEDAWRRAGFAEFADRDHPPGTSDEDSIRRCEELLADHLDGHRLIPNNSKWLRFTTVRNRTWRHENVVLLGDAAHTAHFSIGSGTKLAMEDALVLAASLHEHPDVPTALAAYEQERRPVVESTQRAAQASLEWFEHIDRYTGQDPHQFAFNLLTRSRRVTYDNLRVRDEGFTSAVNRSSAVPPMFRPYPLGGLLLRNRVVVPPTALHTARDGVPGDFDLVHLSTQAVGGAALVLAGMTAVSADGRATPGCPGLWNDEQEAAWRRLTDFVHGQSDTCLGIQLTHAGRRAATHGGGRPVAASALPWDERSPVPREADRADMDRLVRDFTAAARRADRAGFDVLELQYGHGHLLSGFLSPLTNERTDEYGGDLDGRLRLPLEVLRAVREVWPAGKALLVRISAADWAEGGTTEADAVRIAAALAEAGADGIDVSTGEVVAHERPRYGRSYQTPYADLIRNATGVPTIAVGAISTYDDVNSIILAGRADLCGVGRAQLHDPLWTLHAAAAQGYQGPAAPWARAWRAGSGRPPSARTDRIPPRLELLRQPAGSVHRRWLPPAAVPAHR is encoded by the coding sequence GTGCGCGTCGCAGTCATAGGAGGAGGGCCCGGCGGACTGTACTTCGCGGCCCTCACCAAGCAGCTCTCCCCGCACTGGGAGGTCACCGTCTGGGAGCGCAACGCCCCCGACGACACCTTCGGCTTCGGGGTCGTCTTCTCCGACGAGACGCTCGACGGCATCGCCCAGGCCGACCGCGAGATCTACGAGGCCATGTCGGCCGAGTTCGCCCGCTGGGCCGACATCGACGTCCGCCACCGGGGGAGCACCCTCACCTCGGGAGGCCACGGATTCGCCGCCCTCGGCCGGCAGCACCTCCTGCGGATCCTCCAGCAGCGCTGCGCCGAACTGGCGGTGGACGTCCGCTACCGCACCCAGGCCCCGCCCGCGGCCGAACTCGCCGCCGGGTACGACCTGGTGGTGGCGTGCGACGGCGTACGGTCGGCCACGCGCGCGGCCTACGCCGACACCTTCGTCCCCGACCTCGACGAGCGCTCCGGCCGCTACATGTGGCTCGGCACGGACAAGGTCTTCGAGGCCTTCACCTTCATCGTCGACGAGCAGGACTTCGGCACCCTCCAGGTGCACGCGTACCCCTACGACGCCACCCGTTCCACCTTCATCGTGGAGCTGGCGGAGGACGCGTGGCGGCGCGCCGGCTTCGCGGAGTTCGCCGACCGGGACCATCCGCCCGGCACCAGCGACGAGGACAGCATCCGGCGCTGCGAGGAGCTCCTCGCCGACCACCTCGACGGCCACCGCCTGATCCCCAACAACTCCAAGTGGCTGCGGTTCACCACCGTCCGCAACAGGACCTGGCGGCACGAGAACGTCGTCCTGCTCGGCGACGCCGCCCACACCGCGCACTTCTCCATCGGCTCCGGCACCAAGCTGGCCATGGAGGACGCCCTCGTGCTCGCGGCCAGCCTGCACGAGCACCCGGACGTACCGACCGCCCTCGCCGCCTACGAGCAGGAGCGCAGGCCGGTGGTGGAGTCCACCCAGCGCGCGGCCCAGGCCAGCCTGGAGTGGTTCGAGCACATCGACCGGTACACCGGTCAGGACCCGCACCAGTTCGCCTTCAACCTGCTCACCCGCAGCCGCCGCGTCACCTACGACAACCTGCGCGTGCGCGACGAGGGCTTCACCAGCGCGGTCAACCGCTCCTCGGCCGTGCCCCCGATGTTCCGCCCCTACCCGCTCGGCGGCCTGCTGCTGCGCAACCGGGTCGTCGTACCGCCCACCGCCCTGCACACGGCGCGCGACGGGGTCCCCGGCGACTTCGACCTCGTCCACCTCAGCACACAGGCCGTCGGGGGCGCCGCACTGGTCCTCGCCGGAATGACCGCCGTCAGCGCAGACGGACGGGCCACCCCCGGCTGCCCCGGCCTGTGGAACGACGAACAGGAGGCGGCCTGGCGGCGCCTCACCGACTTCGTCCACGGCCAGAGCGACACCTGCCTCGGCATCCAGCTCACCCACGCCGGACGCCGCGCGGCCACCCACGGCGGCGGGCGGCCGGTCGCCGCCTCGGCACTGCCCTGGGACGAGCGGAGCCCGGTGCCGCGCGAGGCCGACCGGGCCGACATGGACCGGCTCGTACGGGACTTCACGGCCGCGGCCCGGCGGGCCGACCGGGCGGGCTTCGACGTGCTGGAACTCCAGTACGGGCACGGGCACCTGCTCTCGGGCTTCCTGTCCCCGCTGACCAACGAGCGCACCGACGAGTACGGCGGCGATCTCGACGGCAGGCTGCGCCTTCCACTCGAAGTGCTGCGCGCCGTACGGGAGGTGTGGCCGGCCGGCAAGGCGCTCCTCGTGCGGATCTCCGCCGCGGACTGGGCCGAGGGCGGTACCACCGAGGCCGACGCCGTCAGGATCGCGGCCGCGCTCGCCGAGGCGGGCGCCGACGGCATCGACGTCTCCACCGGCGAGGTCGTCGCCCACGAGCGGCCGCGTTACGGCCGCAGCTACCAGACCCCCTACGCCGACCTCATCCGCAACGCCACCGGGGTCCCCACCATCGCCGTCGGCGCGATCTCCACGTACGACGACGTGAACTCGATCATCCTGGCCGGCCGGGCGGACCTGTGCGGCGTCGGCCGCGCCCAGCTCCACGACCCGCTGTGGACCCTGCACGCCGCGGCCGCCCAGGGCTACCAGGGGCCGGCCGCGCCCTGGGCGCGCGCCTGGCGGGCGGGCAGCGGGCGGCCCCCGTCGGCACGGACCGACCGGATCCCGCCGCGCCTGGAACTCCTGCGGCAGCCCGCCGGATCCGTCCACCGCCGCTGGCTGCCGCCCGCGGCCGTTCCCGCCCACCGCTGA